Within the Mycobacterium gordonae genome, the region GTGGTCAGATCGCCCACAGCGGCGCTGACTACGTCCGGGGTGGTGAAGAGGTACGACATCGCTTACAACCTTCTTTGCCCGCAGGTCCGAACGAATCATCGTCACTGAATGTTGTATATGATTGAGAATATATCTTCAACCGCTGGAATCGCTCGGGTGCGGGTGACGTCTCTGGTCGCCTCCGGCTTGAACGAGCCACGGCCGGGCATGGCGGGAGAGGCCATGCCTGCCGTTGCCGTTGAACGTCGCTCGGGCCGTGGTCGGTCGCCGGGCCGGCAAGAGCCCGCTCGGTGGTTCTCGATTCGGCGATCCGACACCCGGCGGCTTTGCATGCACCCCTTGTCACGGCGCGAGTAGCCTCACGCTCTGTGGAGGCTGCACCCGGGCGCGTCGCGTCGCAGCGTGACATCTCGGCGGAGATCGCCGCGGTCGGGGGCGAGTTTCAGCCGGGCGGCGCCGATGCGATGCCACGCTTGAACTACCCCCCTTATCGCAGCAGCGCCCTGCGCCACCCAGAGAATCCTCTCCTCGCCGTCGACCCCGACGAGATAGAACGCTGGGCGCCCTGTTTCGGCCATCAGGACGTCGACCCGTTCGACGCCGACCTCACGGCCGGGCACTCGGGCGAACCCATCGGGGAGCGCATCATCGTGACCGGGCGTCTGCTGGACCGCGACGGACGGCCCGTCGCCAGACAGTTGCTGGAGATCTGGCAGGCCAATGCCAGCGGCCGTTACCGCCACCAAGGCGATCAACACCCCGCACCGCTCGACCCGAATTTCACCGGCGCCGGCCGCTGCTTGACCGGACCCGACGGTTCCTACCGCTTCAAGACGATCAAGCCGGGCCCCTATCCGTGGCGTAATCACTACAACGCCTGGCGGCCCGCGCATATCCACTTCTCGGTATTCGGAAGCGCTTTCACCGATCGCCTGGTCACCCAGATGTACTTTCCCGGCGATCCGCTGTTCGGATTGGATCCGATCTTTCAGTCGGTGCTGGATCCCGTTGCGCGACAACGGCTGGTGGCCGCCTACGACCACGATGTCACCGAACCCGAGTACGCAACCGGATACCGGTGGGACATAGTCCTGGGCGGGTCTTGAGCCGATGACTGAAGCACGCTGCACTCCGGGACAAACGGTCGGCCCGTTCTTCGGCATCGGTCTGCCGTTCCCGCGTGACAGGGAACTGGTCTGTGACGAATTCCCCGGCGCGGTGGAACTGCACGGCACCGTGTACGACGGCGCCGGAGCCGGGGTGCCGGACGCGCTGGTGGAGATCTGGCAGCCCGACAGCGCCGGTCGAATTCCGCGGGCGTCGGGGTCGCTGCGGCGCGACGGCTGGACCTTCACCGGCTGGGGCAGGGCGGCGACCGACGCAGACGGGCACTACACCTTCACCACGTTGGCCCCCGGCTCCACAGCCGCCGGGAGGCCGCCGCATTTCGTGTTCGCCATCTTTGCGCGGGGTTTGCTGCATCGCCTTTTCGCTCGCGCCTATCTGCCCGACGCCGATCTGGACACCGTGGCCGAGTTGGCCGGCCTGGAACCGCGACGACGCAGTACGATGCGCTGTCTCGCGGAAACCGATTCGGGCCGAATGCGATACCGCTTCGATGTGCGTTTGCAAGGCTCCGAAGAAACGGTGTTCCTGGCCTACCGGGGCCATCGGACATGACCAACCTGCTGTGGCCCGGTGACGAACGTGCCGGTGAACACATGACCGACCAGGTCCTGTTGCAGGCCATGGTGGCGGTGGAGTCGGCCTGGTTGGATGCGCTCGGCACGGCCGGACTGGTGCCAGTGGAGGTGGCCGACCTAGGGCATCTGGTGGGGGAGCAGGACTGCGAGCACCTCGCTGTCACGGCCGAGGATGGTGGCAATCCGGTGATCGGACTGGTGGCTCTGCTGCGCCGTCGGATGACCCCGGCGTTGGGTCCCTGGATCCACCGGGGACTGACCAGCCAGGACGTCCTCGACACTGCCCTCGTGCTGGCACTGCGAGGCGTCATCGTCGCGCTGGGCGCACAGCTGGCAACGCAGATCGACACGCTGTCGACGCTCGCCGAATCGCACCGCGGCACACCCATGGTGGCCCGCACCCTGACTCAGCACGCCGCACCCACCACATTCGGCGCCAAGGTGGCCGGCTGGCTCACCGGCGTTCTCGACGCCCATGATCGGCTCGCCGCCCTGTCCACTCCGGCTCAGTTCGGCGGTGCCGTCGGTACCTGGTCGGCCACCGTGGAGTTGGCCACCTCGCGCGCCGGTCACACCGATCCGGCTGCGCTCGCCGAACGGGTCGCACGCACTGCCGCAACGACTTTGGGCCTCGACTATCGCGCGCCCTGGCACACCGCACGCGGACCGTTCACGGCCGCGGCCGATGCGTTGGTCGCCTGCACCGACAGCTGGAGCCGCATCGCCTCGGACATCGCCACCCTGGCGCGCCCGGAGGTCGGTGAGCTGAGCGAACCCGCCGGCGCGGGCCGCGGAGGCTCATCGTCGATGCCGCACAAGCGGAATCCGGTGCTGTCCATCCTAATCCGGCGCGCCGGATTAGCGGCGCCGCCGTTGGCCGCGACGTTGCATCAGGCGGGCGCGCTGGCCAATGACGAGCGCCCCGACGGGTCCTGGCATGTCGAATGGGACACCTTGCGCACCTTGGCCCGACGGACGCTCATAGCGGGTTCGCAGTGCGGTGAGCTGCTGTCCGGGTTGCGGGTGGACGTCAACCGCATGGCTGAAAACCTCTCTGCTGCAGATGTTCTCGGCGAGCAGCGCGCCATCGCCGAACTCACCGGAACCGAGCCGTCGCCGACCTACTTCGGCGCTGTCGACAGGTTGATCGACGAGAGCCTGCGGCGGGCCCGCGAAACGGTCGCCGGTTAACCGGGCTTCTGCGCCACGATGGCCACCGCGGCCAGCCGCTCCCGATGTTTGCGGAACGTGGCTCGCATTCCCAGCACCCGCTTGCGGGCGTCGGGTTGAGTGAGCACATTCTTGGCGAATTTGATTGCTCCCCAGAGTCCTTCGTCGGAAATCACTCGTCGCGGCGCCAACAGCGCCATCGGCGCCGTCGCGACATGCTGCACCACCAGCCCGTGACCGCCCAGCAGCTCCGACCACTCCGCGACCGTCAACGGACGCGCATTCACCTTGATCGCCCGGGCCAGCGACTGCCGGACGTCAACGGCGACCTCGTCGGGTACGTCGTCGGGGGTCAGGGCCAGCTCGTGGATCGCGTAGCGGCCCGCCGGCCGCAGCAGCCGCGCGGCCTCGGCCACGATGGCGTGCTTGGCTGCATCGCTCTGCATGGTCAGCATCGCCTCGCCGATCACCACGTCGGCACAGGCATCGGGCAGTCCGGTGTCGGCCGCATCGGTGACCTTGACCTCGCCGTGGCCCGCCACCACGCCGCGCACCCGGTTGGCCGCGTCCGGGTCTGCTTCCGCTCCGAGATAGGACCGGGGCCCCCGCGCGATGATCTCCGCCGCGGTCCGACCCAGCCCCGGAGCCAGCTCGAGCACATCGGCGTTGTTCACCTCGGCGCGGACCAGCAGGGTCCGGGTGAGCTCGACGCCCCCGGGGCGCAACACCCGCTTGCCCAGCCTGGCCAGCAGCCAGTGCCCGGGAACGTGCTCGTCGTCCCGGCCGGACATTGGAAGGGGGTCTCTGTCGGAAGCCATAGTGGTGTCTGTTGGTGCACTGTAAAGTAGCGCATCCGGTGCGCCGAACCCAGCCGTTGCCCGGGTTTGTCCAATTTTTCTTGTGTAAACTCGCCAGTCCACGCCGCATGCGCTGCGAAAGGGTGGGTGACTCGCCATGGCAGATCCTGATTCAGGACCGGAGGGGACCGGCCGCCGTCGCGCTGTGCTACGAATTCTGCGCTCCTCCCGCGTGCCGCTGAGCATCGTGGAGATCGCCGGAAAGCTGGATGTGCATCCCAATACAGTGCGCTTCCACCTGGACACCCTCGTCGGTGAGGGCCGGGTGGAGCACGTGCAGTCGGCACGCCGCGGCCCCGGTCGGCCGCCGCTGATGTTCCGCGCCGTGGCGCAGATGGACCGCGAGGGCATGCGGCAATACCGGTTGCTGGCGGAGATCCTCGCCATCGGCCTTGCTGCCGAACCTGATTCGGGGGCCCGGGCGGTGGCAGCCGGCCGGGCGTGGGGTGAGCGGCTCGGATCGCCCGGACCGGACCCGGGCGCCGAAGAGTCGATCGATCATCTGATCGGCGTGCTCGACGA harbors:
- the pcaH gene encoding protocatechuate 3,4-dioxygenase subunit beta, which produces MEAAPGRVASQRDISAEIAAVGGEFQPGGADAMPRLNYPPYRSSALRHPENPLLAVDPDEIERWAPCFGHQDVDPFDADLTAGHSGEPIGERIIVTGRLLDRDGRPVARQLLEIWQANASGRYRHQGDQHPAPLDPNFTGAGRCLTGPDGSYRFKTIKPGPYPWRNHYNAWRPAHIHFSVFGSAFTDRLVTQMYFPGDPLFGLDPIFQSVLDPVARQRLVAAYDHDVTEPEYATGYRWDIVLGGS
- the pcaG gene encoding protocatechuate 3,4-dioxygenase subunit alpha; translated protein: MTEARCTPGQTVGPFFGIGLPFPRDRELVCDEFPGAVELHGTVYDGAGAGVPDALVEIWQPDSAGRIPRASGSLRRDGWTFTGWGRAATDADGHYTFTTLAPGSTAAGRPPHFVFAIFARGLLHRLFARAYLPDADLDTVAELAGLEPRRRSTMRCLAETDSGRMRYRFDVRLQGSEETVFLAYRGHRT
- a CDS encoding lyase family protein; its protein translation is MTNLLWPGDERAGEHMTDQVLLQAMVAVESAWLDALGTAGLVPVEVADLGHLVGEQDCEHLAVTAEDGGNPVIGLVALLRRRMTPALGPWIHRGLTSQDVLDTALVLALRGVIVALGAQLATQIDTLSTLAESHRGTPMVARTLTQHAAPTTFGAKVAGWLTGVLDAHDRLAALSTPAQFGGAVGTWSATVELATSRAGHTDPAALAERVARTAATTLGLDYRAPWHTARGPFTAAADALVACTDSWSRIASDIATLARPEVGELSEPAGAGRGGSSSMPHKRNPVLSILIRRAGLAAPPLAATLHQAGALANDERPDGSWHVEWDTLRTLARRTLIAGSQCGELLSGLRVDVNRMAENLSAADVLGEQRAIAELTGTEPSPTYFGAVDRLIDESLRRARETVAG
- a CDS encoding class I SAM-dependent methyltransferase produces the protein MASDRDPLPMSGRDDEHVPGHWLLARLGKRVLRPGGVELTRTLLVRAEVNNADVLELAPGLGRTAAEIIARGPRSYLGAEADPDAANRVRGVVAGHGEVKVTDAADTGLPDACADVVIGEAMLTMQSDAAKHAIVAEAARLLRPAGRYAIHELALTPDDVPDEVAVDVRQSLARAIKVNARPLTVAEWSELLGGHGLVVQHVATAPMALLAPRRVISDEGLWGAIKFAKNVLTQPDARKRVLGMRATFRKHRERLAAVAIVAQKPG
- a CDS encoding helix-turn-helix transcriptional regulator; this encodes MADPDSGPEGTGRRRAVLRILRSSRVPLSIVEIAGKLDVHPNTVRFHLDTLVGEGRVEHVQSARRGPGRPPLMFRAVAQMDREGMRQYRLLAEILAIGLAAEPDSGARAVAAGRAWGERLGSPGPDPGAEESIDHLIGVLDDLGFEPELRGTGGQQQLGLRHCPFLELAERQSSVICPVHLGLMRGALETWAAPVTVDRLEAFAEPDLCLAHLAPAGAGR